The following coding sequences are from one Microtus pennsylvanicus isolate mMicPen1 chromosome 1, mMicPen1.hap1, whole genome shotgun sequence window:
- the LOC142860766 gene encoding ubiquitin carboxyl-terminal hydrolase 29-like, with protein sequence MALLKIHGFVQIRSKNRSKHTRGSQWKEAVIETVERKQKASLVVSFKLEGRRRVFPLGGNVAGVVVSYCEAGLHRLHLTLKDDTSLLIDKLSAFDVEQLKAVLDSVHPSESQQLEEPERNPDVLESGDLFCRKHQDTFCGSLNITQESETLFPMNMSLSMANSASGYVEEERTEKQNKKRKTISTSTVELNEVFLKESNTESRKKSKSYNSRNKRNKGEKLMPIRDQEMHNNWKLEPLFSTNSCGKLDLDDTVFASGSKFSQEIPIHNDIQSPLDTCAKQLTREGFPNLGNTCYMNSILQSVFGIPTFAKDLLTQGIPWEKISCDDLIKPLSQLLVLKDIRDVEIKGQLLINVKKSISTVADTFLGDEQNDAHEFLSQCLDQLKLNVEKLNAMCITERENEVDDFFPSAYAGTASTKMFVCPVSANFEIELDSSIVCEACGEATFNTEVSNYLSVDLHQGTKEHPLSIQKSLDLFFTPEKIERNCEKCKNKNSVLRYTLRRLPRVLILHLKRYHFTANRLLVKSQQPVEISKYLDVSSHCNENTKPPYPLTSQSPHEAFGVPNVSEEMMPDILSQSIPAKRVASDFIDFTVLQVGSTEDAEVQTLHRMYEELSEEQWQRGLENGPKLEPKAGKRENRMLSEKTLSAPDSVMCDPLSIHIPGLAEIGLQQVSKNSEFKKYEKINVFGKSDHYTATEMANYLCDLKEQNILDGSQEIAEQLLQMHGSRIHAELLPWASPQSVRSTEEDAGARNTETDSKNAALGADPQNYRLVGVVSHFGSSQDSGHYVSDVYDFQRQAWLLYSDVQVFEIPEALIQENRLHTGYIFFYMRNEIFDWLLKKASECKLLNTSQDEKNTELFSTLLNGFTYLLEES encoded by the coding sequence ATGGCTCTTCTAAAGATACACGGTTTCGTCCAAATCCGAAGCAAGAACCGGAGCAAGCACACCCGGGGTTCTCAGTGGAAAGAGGCAGTCATCGAAACAgtggagaggaagcagaaggctAGTCTGGTGGTCTCCTTTAagttggaaggaaggagaagggttTTCCCGCTGGGTGGTAATGTTGCAGGTGTAGTGGTTAGTTATTGTGAGGCTGGACTGCATCGTCTGCATTTAACTCTGAAAGATGACACGTCCTTACTCATCGACAAGCTATCTGCCTTCGATGTTGAACAGTTGAAGGCTGTCCTGGATTCTGTTCATCCTTCTGAATCCCAACAACTCGAGGAACCAGAGAGGAATCCGGATGTTCTTGAAAGCGGCGATCTATTTTGCCGGAAGCACCAGGATACATTTTGTGGATCTTTGAATATCACACAAGAAAGTGAGACGCTGTTCCCCATGAATATGTCGCTTTCAATGGCAAACTCCGCCAGCGGTTATGTTGAAGAAGAGAGAACCGAGAAACAGAACAAGAAGCGGAAGACGATCTCAACATCCACTGTAGAATTGAATGAGGTCTTTCTCAAAGAAAGTAATACCGAATCAAGAAAGAAATCCAAGAGCTACAACTCcaggaacaaaagaaacaaaggagagaaGCTGATGCCTATAAGAGATCAGGAAATGCATAACAACTGGAAACTTGAGCCGTTATTCAGTACCAACTCCTGCGGGAAGCTTGACCTAGACGACACTGTTTTTGCAAGCGGATCCAAGTTTAGCCAGGAGATCCCAATACATAACGATATCCAGTCTCCTCTCGATACTTGCGCAAAGCAGCTGACACGTGAAGGCTTCCCCAATTTAGGAAACACCTGCTACATGAATTCCATCTTACAATCTGTCTTTGGGATCCCAACCTTCGCAAAGGACTTGCTCACACAAGGTATCCCATGGGAGAAAATTTCCTGTGATGATCTCATCAAGCCCTTAAGCCAACTTCTTGTCTTGAAAGACATCAGAGATGTAGAGATCAAGGGACAGTTACTCATAAATGTGAAGAAATCCATTTCCACTGTTGCAGACACATTCTTGGGCGATGAACAGAATGATGCCCATGAATTTTTAAGTCAGTGCTTAGACCAGTTGAAACTGAACGTGGAGAAACTCAACGCCATGTGCATTACCGAGAGGGAAAACGAAgttgatgatttttttccatcAGCATATGCTGGGACTGCCTCCACCAAAATGTTTGTTTGTCCTGTCAGTGCTAATTTTGAAATAGAGCTGGATAGCTCTATTGTTTGTGAAGCCTGTGGTGAGGCGACCTTCAACACTGAAGTGAGTAATTACCTCTCCGTTGACCTGCACCAAGGGACAAAAGAACACCCTCTGTCGATTCAGAAGTCACTTGATCTTTTCTTTACACCGGAAAAAATTGAGCGCAATTGTGAGAAATGCAAGAACAAGAATTCTGTGCTCAGATACACTTTGAGGAGACTCCCAAGGGTCCTTATCCTTCATCTGAAACGCTATCACTTTACTGCTAACAGGTTGTTAGTGAAGAGCCAGCAGCCAGTTGAGATTTCAAAGTATCTGGATGTCTCTTCCCATTGCAATGAAAACACGAAGCCACCATATCCCTTGACCAGTCAGTCCCCTCACGAGGCCTTTGGTGTCCCAAATGTCTCTGAAGAGATGATGCCTGACATCCTCAGCCAGTCGATACCAGCTAAGAGGGTGGCTTCAGACTTCATTGATTTCACAGTCCTACAGGTTGGATCCACTGAGGACGCTGAAGTCCAAACCTTGCACAGGATGTATGAGGAGCTCAGTGAGGAGCAGTGGCAGAGAGGCCTTGAAAATGGTCCTAAACTGGAGCCAaaggcaggaaagagagaaaacaggatgCTCAGCGAGAAGACATTGTCAGCACCGGACTCAGTGATGTGCGAccctctcagcatccacataccAGGTCTTGCAGAGATAGGTCTTCAACAGGTCTCCAAGAATTCAGAATTTAAGAAGTATGAGAAAATCAATGTATTTGGAAAGTCAGATCATTACACTGCAACTGAGATGGCCAATTATTTGTGTGAtcttaaagaacaaaacatcCTGGATGGATCTCAAGAAATTGCCGAACAGCTCCTCCAGATGCACGGGAGTAGAATCCACGCGGAACTGCTGCCTTGGGCATCACCTCAAAGTGTTCGCAGTACCGAGGAAGACGCCGGAGCCAGAAACACTGAAACTGACTCAAAAAACGCAGCACTGGGAGCCGATCCCCAGAACTACAGGCTTGTCGGTGTCGTCAGCCATTTTGGGAGCTCCCAAGATTCAGGCCATTATGTAAGCGATGTGTATGACTTTCAAAGGCAGGCGTGGCTCCTGTACAGTGATGTCCAAGTGTTTGAGATCCCAGAGGCCTTGATTCAGGAGAATCGGCTTCACACCGgatacattttcttttacatgCGAAATGAGATTTTTGATTGGCTGTTGAAAAAGGCGTCAGAGTGCAAGTTACTGAACACATCTcaagatgaaaagaatacagaacTTTTTTCCACCTTGCTTAATGGCTTTACATACCTTCTAGAAGAATCCTAA